The following nucleotide sequence is from Corylus avellana chloroplast, complete genome.
CATCAATATCCACCGGAGGAGCAGCAATGAAAGCAATAATAAATACAGAAGTTGCGGTCAATAAGGTAGGGATCATCAAAACACCAAACCATCCAATGTAAAGACGGTTTTCGGTGCTGGTTATCCAGTTACAGAAGCGACCCCATAGGCTTTCGCTTTCGCGTCTCTCTAAAATTGCAGTCATGGTAAAATCTTGGTTTATTTAATCATTAATCATCAGGGACTCCCAAGCACACGAATTCTCTATAAATAGAAATAGATAATTGAGGGCTTGTTATTCAACAGTATAACATGACTTATATACCCGTGTCAACCCACAATATCAACGTCCATCGATATATGCTCTTATCTATCTAGATCCATCAGATTTTTTTTTGAATTGAATGAAAATGAAATAAAAAAAATAGAATATGAAAATATATCTAAATTATATTAATCTAATTTAGATATTCTAATTCTAATGGGTTGCCCGGGACTCGAACCCGGAACTAGTCGGATGGAGTAGATAATTGACTTGTTAAAAAGTAGGTAAAAAAATCCCTCCCCAAGCCGTGCTTGCATCTTTCATTGCACACGGCTTTGCCTATGTATACATCTCAAACTCAGTGCATTCCCTAGAGGGGACTCTAAAAAGAAAGTTGAAGACTCAGTCGATCAACCCTTACTCTTACTGTATAAACATTTCATAATAGAAATAAATGAATTGTTTTGTTATCTCTTCATTCATTTAAGAATAAATTCCATTTACACGGTCTCATAATCAATCATTCATGATTGGCCAGACCATTCATGCAAATAATATCCAAGTACCAAACTCGCCCTCTATATAACCTACGCAAAGTAAAAGAAGTTCTTGGGAAGATCAAAGAAAGAAACTCTTCTTCCTCGGTAAAGAATTCTTCGAATAATTCCGAACCTAATCTTTTTAAAAAAGCGCGTATAGTACTTTTGTGTTTACGGGCCAAAGTTTTAACACACGAAAGTCGAAGTATATATTTTATTCGATACATACCCTTTTTTTTGAGGATCCGCTGTAATAATGAGAAAGATTTGTGCATATACGCACAAATCGATTTATAATATCAAAATCCGATAAATCGGCCCAAGTCGGCTTACTAATGGGATGCCCTAATGCGTTACAAAATTTCGCTTTAGCCAATGATTCAATCAGAGGAATAATTGGAACTATTGTATCGAGTTTCTTAGGAGCATTATTTATTACAAATGAATTTTCTAGCATTTGACTCGGCACCATTGAAGGATTTAGTGGCACACTTGAAAAATAACCCAAAAAGTCGAGGGAATGCTTGGATAATTGGTTTATATAGATCCTTCCTGGGTGAGACCATACATAAAAATGACATTGCCATAAACTGACAAGGCAATATTTCCATTTATTCATCAGAAGAGGCGTATCTTTTGAAGACAGAATTGATTTTCCTTGATATCTAACATAATGAATGAAAGGATCCTTGAGGAAGCATAGGATGCCCCGAAAATCATTAACAAAAACTTCGGCAAGATCCTCCATTTTTCTATGTAAATAGATTCGCTCAAAAAGGACTCCAGAAGATGTTAATCGTAAATGAGAAGATTGGTTACGGAGAAAAAGGAAAAGGGATTCGTATTCACATATATAAGAATTATATAGGAATAATAATAATCTTGAATTACTTTTTGAAAAAAAAGAAATAGATTTATTTAGAATAAAAAGAATATTACCATTAGAATACTCATGAAGAAAGAACCGCAATAAATGTAAAGAGGAGGCATCTTTCACCCGGTAGCGAAGGGTTTGAACCAAGATTTCTAGATGGATGGGGTAGGGTATTAGTACATCTGCCACATAATTTAAATGTGGGAATTTGTCCTCTAAAAAAGGAAATATTGAATGAATGGATCGTAAATTGTAAGATCTTATGATTTGTGCCCCTTCCAAAGAAGATATTAATCGTAGAGAATATGGGATTTCCGCAACGATTGCAAACCCTTCTGATATCATTTGAGAATACAAATTCTTGTTGTATCCCAAAAATTTATTTTGGTTAGAATCATTAGCGGAAATCATCAAATGATTCTGTTGATACATTCGCGTAATTAAACGTTTTACAATAAGTAAACTAGATTTATTATCATAAGCTACATTTTCCAACAAAATCACTCTATTTAAACCATGATCATGAGCAAGTGCATAAATATATTCCCGAAAGATAAGTGGGTATAGGAAGTCATGTTGCCTAAATCTATCTAGTTCTAAATATCCTTGAAATTCCTCCATTTATTTTAAATTAGATTTGAACTTGAACCGGGGATAGGGGATTTCTTGGGGTATTAAATGACACATAGTACGATACAGTCAAAACAGGATATTATAGTAAGAAAAGACTAGATAGATACCCCGGAAACAGATAAGACTCATCAACGGACTCTTTATCCTCTCTTTTTCCATCTAATTAAATAGGTTTATGTTCATTCTAGGATAACAAGATGGTTATAAATCCTTTATTTTTTCAACCCAATCGCTCTTTTGATTTTGGAAATTTGTAAAAAAAATATTTTTATCAATATACTGCTTTTTCTACACATTCATCCCCACACTCTAATGGAGAATATCTACGAATAATTAGGATTTATAAAAAAAATCGATAATCTAATCCACTTATGGTAAAAACATTTCCCGCATCAAGCACTAATATATTTTTAACGTTTAATTAGATCGGGTAATCATTCAAATTAAGAACAGAAGCTCGTTGCTTTTTTTTGTTTCCCTATAATTGGAGCCATGGGGCTCTATCCATTTATTCAATTAACCGCAACTTTAAATTTCTTTTTTTTTGCGCGTCAAGAATTCAAACACAATTTTGGATCGATCCGATAAGATAAGAATAAAATATTCTCAGAATTCTCCATTAATACGACATGCTGCTTTTTCCATTCCTTCCTTTCAGGGTCAGTCGCGGTCTTACAAACTCTACCGATGGTATTGACGAATCCGTTGCTTCATACAAATGTGTAAAAAATGCTAGTCGCACTTAAAAGCCGAGTACTCTACCGTTGAGTTAGCAACCCGAATCAAAATGTATAGATCTAATCGTAATCAAAAAAGAGATTGAATTTCACAACGCAATCAAAATATTAAATAAAAAAAAATATTTCTAATCGATTCTGAACATAACATAAAAATGAACATATCAGATGCAAATACAATGACGTCTAAGATAAGAATATAGATTAGGATAAAAATATAGATAAAATAAAAATTTATAGACTACCACATATTTTGTTCGTATGTTATCCATAGAACAGAGATAAATATATACATTTATTCACGATCGGATTATATTTGTTTGATATACTGTTGTCAATATAAAAGTTAATGTTGAGAAAAGAACATAATGTAGAAAACCATAAATTCAAATAAAAAATTATTCAATATTTTCTTATTAAATTTATTAAATTCAATATAATATTTAATTACTATAACTATAAATAAATAGAAATGAAAAATAAAAAAACTAATGACTTGTATTAAATTAGCACTACATATTTAATAAAGATAAATACAAAAAGGTATAGGCGTAAAAAAAATTCGGAGAGAAGTATAAAAAAATCTTGATTGGGTTTACGCAATCAATATAAGTAAAAAAAGTAAGCTTAAATC
It contains:
- the matK gene encoding maturase K → MEEFQGYLELDRFRQHDFLYPLIFREYIYALAHDHGLNRVILLENVAYDNKSSLLIVKRLITRMYQQNHLMISANDSNQNKFLGYNKNLYSQMISEGFAIVAEIPYSLRLISSLEGAQIIRSYNLRSIHSIFPFLEDKFPHLNYVADVLIPYPIHLEILVQTLRYRVKDASSLHLLRFFLHEYSNGNILFILNKSISFFSKSNSRLLLFLYNSYICEYESLFLFLRNQSSHLRLTSSGVLFERIYLHRKMEDLAEVFVNDFRGILCFLKDPFIHYVRYQGKSILSSKDTPLLMNKWKYCLVSLWQCHFYVWSHPGRIYINQLSKHSLDFLGYFSSVPLNPSMVPSQMLENSFVINNAPKKLDTIVPIIPLIESLAKAKFCNALGHPISKPTWADLSDFDIINRFVRICTNLSHYYSGSSKKRVCIE